The following proteins are encoded in a genomic region of Lachnospiraceae bacterium KM106-2:
- a CDS encoding methyl-accepting chemotaxis protein, giving the protein MNKTLEHLVAVAPIIATCTGQDMAIAIADRENYLAIVDGVTVKMPVKIGDSLIEKGYGEGLKQMERTKQSIVMTIPREVSGTGITIKSMIHPVFDETRAIVGYICVSINIDKATQVEEVSGELTAHIENASSAITDIAKGADHLNNMMSSIQESTSTAEECIQKGNRAIELIQAIAAQSNLLGLNAAIEAARAGENGKGFSVVATEMRNLANQSKETAEQVADSLREIDHTVNKVLDDVKVAGNISEEQFTATNNISEIVTVITNRANDLVELSKLQ; this is encoded by the coding sequence ATGAATAAGACATTAGAACATTTAGTTGCAGTTGCTCCAATCATTGCAACTTGTACTGGTCAAGATATGGCAATTGCAATTGCAGACCGTGAAAATTACCTTGCTATCGTAGATGGCGTAACAGTTAAAATGCCCGTTAAAATCGGCGATTCCTTAATTGAAAAGGGTTATGGTGAAGGATTAAAACAGATGGAACGTACAAAACAATCAATTGTTATGACTATTCCTAGAGAAGTATCCGGTACAGGAATTACGATCAAATCTATGATTCATCCTGTCTTTGATGAGACTAGAGCAATTGTTGGATATATCTGCGTTTCTATTAATATTGATAAAGCTACTCAAGTTGAAGAAGTATCTGGCGAACTTACTGCTCATATCGAAAATGCAAGCTCTGCTATCACAGATATTGCAAAGGGCGCCGATCATTTAAATAATATGATGAGCTCCATTCAAGAAAGTACATCTACTGCAGAAGAATGTATCCAAAAAGGAAATAGAGCGATCGAATTAATTCAGGCTATTGCAGCACAATCTAACCTTCTTGGTCTTAACGCTGCAATCGAAGCTGCAAGAGCTGGTGAAAATGGAAAAGGATTCTCTGTAGTTGCTACTGAAATGAGAAATCTTGCAAATCAAAGTAAAGAAACTGCAGAACAAGTTGCTGATTCTTTAAGAGAAATCGATCATACTGTAAATAAAGTTTTAGATGATGTTAAAGTAGCTGGAAACATCTCAGAAGAGCAGTTCACTGCTACTAACAATATTTCTGAAATAGTTACAGTCATTACAAATCGCGCAAATGATCTTGTTGAACTATCTAAATTACAATAA
- a CDS encoding phosphoesterase has translation MALAMIPLGIYFYHYLRRVARFWLREKESKRIRYGCIALAVILSICSINVFSMRSVILLHIAIIGMVLDLIAIVIRKIQKNRNVEFSIWRKLYGCGLVPIIITVVMFSYGYWNMGHVVETHYNVTTEKNIREKGYRIALITDLHFENSMREDKLSKYCKEISEKNPDIVVLAGDIVDESTSKDGMKDAFSELDKIKNKEGIYYVYGNHDKASYSSSPHFTPKELEQAIQDSGIHILEDEIAQVNKDITIIGRMDLGFSREHGRKSVEELLKGVDKNDYLIMVDHQPVEYKENSKNKIDLELSGHTHGGQIFPTGIISRIFNTADQVYGKKQVDDMTAIVSSGIAGWGYPVRTESISEYVIIDVK, from the coding sequence ATGGCGCTTGCTATGATTCCCCTTGGAATCTACTTTTATCATTACTTACGAAGAGTAGCAAGATTTTGGCTCAGGGAGAAAGAGAGCAAGAGGATAAGATATGGATGCATTGCATTAGCAGTTATTTTAAGTATTTGTTCCATTAATGTATTTAGTATGAGATCGGTGATACTATTACATATTGCGATCATTGGGATGGTATTAGATCTCATTGCGATCGTAATTCGTAAGATTCAAAAAAATAGGAATGTAGAATTTTCAATCTGGAGAAAACTATATGGATGTGGATTGGTGCCGATTATTATCACGGTTGTAATGTTTAGTTATGGATATTGGAATATGGGACATGTTGTAGAGACTCATTATAATGTTACAACAGAAAAGAATATTAGAGAAAAAGGATATCGAATTGCACTCATTACAGATCTTCATTTTGAAAATTCTATGAGAGAGGACAAGCTATCAAAGTATTGCAAAGAGATATCAGAGAAAAACCCGGACATTGTAGTTCTTGCCGGTGATATTGTAGATGAGAGCACTAGTAAAGACGGAATGAAGGATGCATTTTCTGAATTAGACAAGATTAAGAACAAAGAAGGAATTTATTATGTATATGGAAATCATGATAAGGCAAGCTATTCTTCTAGCCCTCATTTCACACCAAAAGAATTAGAGCAGGCGATTCAAGATAGCGGAATTCATATTCTGGAAGATGAAATCGCACAGGTCAATAAAGATATTACGATCATTGGGCGAATGGATTTGGGATTCTCAAGAGAACATGGACGAAAAAGTGTGGAAGAACTTTTAAAAGGTGTAGATAAGAATGATTATCTGATCATGGTAGATCACCAGCCGGTTGAATATAAAGAAAATAGTAAAAACAAGATCGATCTGGAATTATCGGGACATACGCACGGTGGTCAGATATTCCCAACTGGTATTATCAGCCGAATCTTTAATACAGCCGATCAGGTATATGGAAAGAAGCAGGTCGATGATATGACAGCAATTGTTTCTTCCGGTATTGCAGGTTGGGGGTATCCAGTCCGTACGGAATCCATTTCAGAATATGTTATAATTGACGTAAAATAG
- a CDS encoding cell surface protein has protein sequence MASWIPEKLEDFREIGTTNHAIIHKMAMDEKKNLYVLLTEKVIQNGRPRNRIRIQKFTKKGELVYDNTEIGLFDTIGQAIAVDREGCVYITGMTRAKERLLSSKNAALQEKRRGLVDAFVLKLSANGEEISYFTYLGGSKSNTETKSIIVFKKLLLRMENAEERERNEYLEFLADQSEELPLTIGTGVCVDGQGNIMVTGATTTIDFFTRNAFQPQRKREIDAFIIKIDPFKNEIIYASYLGSNNIDLGWQISTDNYENTYLVGVADYYESPFGLSGSLGAFLLTENVCQPYYSGGYGNGFVTKIDSSGNLIYSTYLGGTTGYNQLYYGCPTNQGEIYVTGIAGYQFKISHHAIYPFSTMEEGQGIICRLSRNGKRILQATYLSGSRETRADVLVIDKYDNVYAMGSTLSSDFETTIDGVQPDPFGGARSIILCKFHSTLERILYATYLENNEVHEGDCFIEDDNEVMIAGILKEKKTWEIPGTPLHYYLLQIPEHPKKWYAPIIDPNLRRALNDALKRGVDNEEPLTLEDMCRLPKKLDLTEWNITKIEGLEYARYTFALDLSHNQIKDLTPLGKMEWLQYLDVSYNRVRNLSSLLKLSLKLAYFNYSHNEVCRMERSRRTTRLMITPKSDV, from the coding sequence ATGGCGAGCTGGATACCTGAGAAGCTAGAAGACTTTCGTGAAATTGGGACAACGAACCATGCAATCATACATAAAATGGCTATGGATGAAAAGAAAAATCTCTATGTTTTGCTGACAGAGAAAGTAATCCAGAACGGAAGGCCAAGAAATCGCATTCGCATTCAGAAATTTACAAAGAAAGGAGAACTCGTTTACGATAATACAGAGATTGGCTTATTTGATACCATTGGACAGGCAATTGCAGTCGATAGAGAGGGCTGTGTCTATATTACAGGAATGACAAGAGCAAAGGAGAGGCTGCTATCCAGTAAAAATGCAGCATTGCAGGAAAAGAGGAGAGGCCTGGTCGATGCCTTTGTACTCAAACTTAGTGCGAATGGAGAAGAGATTAGTTATTTTACTTATCTGGGAGGAAGTAAGTCGAATACGGAGACAAAAAGTATTATCGTATTTAAGAAGCTTTTGCTAAGAATGGAGAATGCAGAAGAGAGAGAAAGAAATGAGTATCTGGAATTTTTAGCGGATCAGTCAGAGGAACTGCCACTTACAATCGGAACGGGAGTCTGTGTGGATGGACAAGGTAATATTATGGTAACAGGTGCCACAACGACAATAGATTTCTTTACTAGAAATGCATTTCAACCACAACGAAAGAGAGAAATCGATGCCTTTATTATTAAGATCGACCCTTTCAAAAATGAGATAATCTATGCGTCTTATCTAGGAAGCAATAACATCGATCTGGGATGGCAGATATCAACAGATAATTATGAAAACACTTATCTAGTTGGAGTTGCAGATTATTATGAAAGCCCATTTGGACTTAGTGGATCATTGGGTGCATTCCTTTTGACGGAAAACGTATGTCAGCCGTATTATTCTGGGGGATATGGAAATGGATTTGTTACAAAAATCGATTCATCAGGAAATCTTATCTACTCGACCTATTTAGGAGGAACAACCGGGTATAACCAGTTATATTATGGATGTCCTACAAATCAAGGAGAGATTTATGTGACCGGAATTGCAGGTTATCAATTTAAGATAAGTCATCATGCCATATATCCATTTTCTACAATGGAAGAGGGACAAGGAATTATCTGCCGATTAAGCAGAAATGGGAAAAGAATTCTACAAGCAACCTATTTGTCAGGGAGCAGGGAGACAAGGGCGGATGTTTTAGTTATTGATAAATATGATAATGTGTATGCGATGGGATCCACATTATCTTCTGATTTTGAAACAACCATAGATGGAGTACAACCAGATCCATTCGGTGGAGCTCGTTCGATAATTTTATGCAAGTTTCACTCTACTTTGGAACGTATCTTATATGCAACTTATTTAGAAAATAATGAGGTGCATGAAGGAGACTGTTTTATCGAAGATGATAATGAGGTAATGATTGCAGGAATTTTAAAAGAGAAGAAAACATGGGAGATTCCGGGCACCCCCTTGCATTATTATCTGCTCCAGATACCAGAGCATCCTAAAAAGTGGTATGCACCAATCATTGATCCGAATTTAAGGCGGGCGCTCAATGATGCCCTTAAGCGAGGAGTGGATAATGAAGAGCCACTTACATTGGAGGATATGTGTCGCTTACCAAAGAAACTGGATTTAACGGAATGGAATATTACAAAGATCGAAGGTCTGGAATATGCGAGATATACATTTGCATTAGATCTAAGTCACAATCAGATCAAAGATCTTACACCGCTTGGAAAAATGGAGTGGCTGCAATATTTGGATGTCAGTTATAACCGAGTAAGAAATCTTTCTTCTCTGTTAAAACTGAGTTTAAAGCTAGCTTACTTTAATTACAGCCATAATGAGGTATGCAGAATGGAAAGATCAAGGCGGACAACGAGGCTGATGATCACACCAAAATCCGATGTGTAA
- a CDS encoding methyl-accepting chemotaxis protein, translated as MKKISSKIVLAMVACSLIMTVATAGILLQSYYRNQRASIYNEMKQSVKVLGNNIQEVLDMTEKDVASIEGYLGETLEIDSLGDSDYIKSYSNALAPMLRSMVSSNEKALGIAFFINPELTKEANQIIYERKDTTSEYEKMVKFKKAEFTEDNPEMQWYYNPIREGKGVWSDPHSDEFSDSMRFSYTKPIYKDNQLIAVVAIDLFFDEYQKMVSEYQIYDHGYAFLVNHDMEYIVHKDYKEGEKVADTMGKSIDFPKDDIGLDEYTVKGQKIRIAYCKLSNGNIIAIHAVNEDSMSGFYKAIKIGGVLILILLTIFNVSAKVIGTRIAKPITEMTKLINLTASLQLGEEPAYEKYKDFKDETGHIANSIYQLREILKNTISEIKYHADDTANQAHVLEETTTHLSNSSKEISNASTELAEGSAYQAEEATNGNAKLIELGKCVEEAMDHTNVVKKVFEETKTANSKGIHSLNELDEKLVVVTKTGVQTNQRVEVLSDKSESIGAIVDTINNIAEQIGLLSLNASIEAAKAGEAGRGFVVVAEEIRKLSDATAEAVSEIEMITREIIGEIQDTKANMNESNEAIADANTTMKQSGKILEKMDQSFREMESQVTNLIQTIHTIEHSKNVAIDSIEGISAICQQSAAATEEVAATIDTQMTAIEDTATVAKSLADGACQLEELMQQFKL; from the coding sequence ATGAAAAAAATATCATCAAAGATAGTTTTGGCAATGGTTGCGTGTAGTTTGATTATGACAGTGGCAACAGCAGGGATCCTACTACAAAGTTATTACAGAAATCAAAGAGCATCCATTTATAATGAGATGAAACAAAGTGTTAAGGTTCTTGGAAATAATATTCAAGAAGTACTTGATATGACTGAGAAAGATGTTGCTTCGATCGAGGGTTATTTGGGAGAAACATTAGAGATTGATTCACTAGGTGATTCTGATTATATTAAGTCATATAGCAATGCATTGGCGCCAATGTTGAGAAGCATGGTAAGTTCTAATGAGAAGGCATTAGGAATTGCGTTCTTTATCAATCCAGAGTTAACGAAAGAAGCAAATCAAATTATCTATGAGAGAAAAGATACCACATCCGAATACGAAAAGATGGTAAAGTTTAAGAAGGCAGAGTTTACAGAAGATAATCCAGAGATGCAGTGGTACTATAATCCGATACGAGAAGGGAAAGGGGTATGGAGCGATCCTCACTCAGATGAATTCTCGGATAGTATGCGATTTTCTTATACGAAGCCTATTTATAAAGATAACCAGTTAATTGCAGTCGTTGCCATTGATTTATTTTTTGATGAATATCAGAAGATGGTATCAGAATACCAGATTTATGATCATGGTTATGCATTCTTAGTAAATCACGACATGGAGTATATTGTCCATAAAGATTATAAAGAAGGTGAAAAAGTAGCAGATACCATGGGGAAAAGTATTGATTTTCCTAAAGATGATATAGGGCTTGATGAGTATACCGTGAAAGGGCAAAAAATAAGAATTGCATATTGTAAACTCAGCAATGGAAATATCATCGCGATTCATGCAGTGAATGAAGATTCCATGTCTGGATTCTATAAAGCAATCAAAATAGGTGGAGTCTTAATCCTGATCCTGCTCACTATTTTTAACGTGAGCGCAAAAGTGATCGGTACCCGAATAGCAAAGCCGATTACAGAGATGACGAAATTAATTAATCTAACAGCAAGCTTGCAATTAGGGGAAGAACCAGCCTATGAGAAATATAAAGACTTCAAAGATGAGACAGGGCATATTGCAAACTCCATCTATCAATTAAGAGAAATCTTAAAGAATACGATCAGTGAGATCAAATATCATGCAGATGACACAGCGAATCAAGCGCATGTACTAGAAGAGACAACGACGCATTTATCCAATTCTTCTAAGGAGATCAGTAATGCAAGTACAGAACTTGCAGAAGGATCTGCTTATCAAGCAGAAGAAGCAACAAATGGAAATGCAAAATTAATAGAATTGGGAAAATGCGTTGAGGAAGCAATGGATCATACCAACGTTGTAAAGAAAGTATTTGAAGAAACCAAGACTGCTAATTCAAAAGGAATTCACTCTTTAAATGAGCTTGATGAAAAGCTTGTAGTAGTAACCAAAACAGGAGTGCAAACAAATCAGAGAGTGGAAGTATTATCTGATAAGTCAGAGTCTATTGGAGCAATCGTAGATACGATCAATAATATTGCAGAGCAAATTGGTTTATTATCCTTAAATGCTTCTATTGAAGCTGCTAAGGCAGGGGAAGCTGGACGAGGATTTGTTGTTGTCGCAGAGGAGATTCGTAAGTTATCTGATGCAACAGCAGAAGCTGTAAGTGAGATAGAAATGATCACACGAGAAATTATAGGTGAAATTCAAGACACAAAAGCAAATATGAATGAGTCAAATGAGGCGATTGCGGATGCGAATACAACTATGAAGCAGTCTGGAAAGATCTTAGAAAAAATGGATCAATCATTTAGAGAGATGGAGAGTCAAGTTACAAACTTAATTCAGACAATTCATACGATTGAACATTCTAAGAATGTAGCAATCGATTCTATCGAAGGAATTTCTGCAATCTGTCAACAATCGGCTGCAGCAACAGAAGAAGTTGCAGCGACAATCGATACCCAGATGACAGCAATTGAAGATACTGCTACTGTAGCAAAGAGTCTTGCAGATGGAGCATGTCAACTTGAAGAACTGATGCAACAATTTAAGTTATAA
- a CDS encoding putative membrane protein YeiH — protein MNGMLKGFVLCLAIAIPSWFLGKEFPIIGGAVIAIIIGMIVTLFIKDKSEFEKGIKFTSKKILQWAVILLGFGLNLNVILETGKQSLPIIVCTISTSLIISYLLHKVMHIPSKISTLVGVGSSICGGSAIAATAPVIDADDDEVAQAISVIFFFNVLAAILFPTFGKMLGFDSTSGGAFGIFAGTAINDTSSVTAAASTWDSMFHLGSATLDKAVTVKLTRTLAIIPITLVLAFIRTRKEKGKDGNAVSLKKIFPFFILYFIAASIITTVAVNCGVSAYFFQPVKELSKFFIVLAMAAIGLNTNIVKLIKTGGKPIFMGLCCWIGITGVSLLLQSLLGIW, from the coding sequence ATGAACGGTATGTTAAAAGGATTCGTATTGTGTTTAGCGATTGCAATTCCATCTTGGTTCTTGGGAAAAGAATTCCCAATCATCGGTGGTGCAGTAATTGCGATCATTATTGGTATGATTGTCACATTGTTTATAAAAGATAAATCTGAATTTGAAAAAGGGATTAAGTTTACTTCTAAGAAAATTCTTCAATGGGCAGTTATTTTACTTGGATTTGGCTTAAACTTAAATGTGATCTTAGAGACTGGAAAGCAATCGCTTCCCATTATCGTGTGTACGATTTCAACTTCTCTGATCATCTCTTATCTACTACATAAAGTAATGCACATCCCATCTAAAATATCTACCTTAGTAGGGGTTGGCTCTTCTATCTGCGGTGGTTCAGCGATTGCAGCAACAGCGCCGGTAATAGATGCAGATGACGATGAGGTTGCGCAAGCGATTTCAGTTATTTTCTTCTTTAATGTATTAGCAGCCATTTTATTTCCGACGTTTGGTAAGATGCTAGGATTTGATTCCACAAGCGGTGGAGCATTCGGTATCTTCGCAGGTACTGCGATCAATGATACATCTTCTGTTACAGCAGCAGCTTCCACTTGGGATAGTATGTTCCATTTAGGTAGTGCAACGCTTGATAAAGCAGTAACAGTTAAATTAACAAGAACATTGGCGATCATTCCAATCACATTAGTATTAGCATTTATACGAACAAGAAAAGAAAAAGGGAAAGATGGAAATGCAGTCAGCCTAAAGAAAATCTTCCCATTCTTCATCCTTTATTTTATTGCAGCGTCTATCATTACGACAGTAGCTGTAAACTGTGGAGTATCTGCATATTTCTTCCAGCCGGTTAAAGAGTTAAGTAAATTCTTTATCGTACTTGCTATGGCAGCAATCGGTTTGAACACAAATATCGTTAAGTTGATCAAGACAGGTGGAAAACCAATCTTCATGGGATTGTGCTGTTGGATCGGTATTACGGGAGTAAGTTTATTATTACAGAGTTTATTAGGAATTTGGTAA
- a CDS encoding LysR family transcriptional regulator YeiE, whose translation MLDYRIETFLSVCNCMNYTKAAELLHITQPAVSQHIHHLENEYGTKLFLQEGKKIKLSHAGEILLDTVRTLKNDEKFMINQMNSKTREDIPLKFGTTMTIGEFIITNPLCSYIKNHPDADIQMIISNTNDLLEKLRIGEINFALVEGYYDPKIFEHMTYSTEPFIAACSSSHLFPKEPSVLEDLLDERLLLRELGSGTRDILEKNLDVKGLSVHDFRHTMEISSMHVIVHLLRQNCGISFLYKAAIKNDLEDGTLREVPLKDFHMKHDFTFIWNKHSMFDETYRSICNELKGH comes from the coding sequence ATGTTAGATTATCGAATTGAAACATTTTTATCAGTCTGCAATTGTATGAACTATACGAAAGCCGCGGAGTTATTACATATTACACAGCCTGCTGTATCTCAGCATATCCATCACTTAGAGAATGAATATGGAACAAAGCTCTTCTTACAAGAAGGTAAAAAAATAAAGCTATCTCATGCTGGGGAAATTCTTTTAGATACCGTTCGAACGTTGAAAAATGATGAGAAATTCATGATCAATCAAATGAACAGCAAAACCCGAGAGGATATTCCTTTAAAATTTGGAACAACCATGACAATCGGCGAATTCATTATCACCAATCCGCTTTGCTCCTATATAAAAAATCATCCGGATGCGGATATTCAAATGATCATTTCCAATACTAATGACTTGTTAGAAAAACTACGAATAGGCGAGATCAATTTTGCTCTAGTCGAAGGTTATTATGATCCTAAAATATTTGAACATATGACGTATAGCACCGAGCCATTTATTGCTGCTTGTTCTAGTTCTCATCTCTTTCCAAAAGAACCCTCTGTCTTAGAAGATCTACTGGACGAACGCCTTCTCCTTCGAGAACTCGGTTCTGGTACTAGGGATATTTTAGAGAAAAATCTAGATGTAAAAGGGCTCTCCGTCCATGACTTCCGACATACGATGGAGATCAGCTCCATGCATGTCATCGTTCATTTACTCAGACAGAATTGTGGCATCTCATTTCTATATAAGGCTGCCATTAAGAACGATTTAGAAGATGGAACACTTCGAGAAGTTCCTCTCAAAGACTTCCATATGAAACATGATTTTACATTTATCTGGAATAAACATAGTATGTTTGATGAAACATACCGTTCTATCTGTAACGAACTAAAAGGTCATTAA
- a CDS encoding predicted alpha/beta superfamily hydrolase, whose translation MIFNYEGNPNKPVAILIHPMFTNSECYQEIVPLLKEKYYVMLPVLDGHYKGSIFVSVDNETRQIEREIERKKLGRIKMLLGISLGATIALDYFAKNSNRVAQVYLDGAPIFYWKHLSKIGNKIFYRIVREMQKDPQRGEEKMNHYFSGMGKNMVAVCKDITKETCEGLGSACYACRKLEIPSSQQKKMHFLFGTKESARLCERGLKRKYGNAMFTHMKGYGHCGYILRQPKKYAHMLMTF comes from the coding sequence ATGATTTTTAACTATGAAGGAAATCCGAATAAGCCGGTGGCTATCTTGATCCATCCCATGTTTACTAATTCAGAGTGTTATCAGGAGATCGTACCATTATTGAAAGAGAAATACTATGTGATGCTTCCGGTCTTGGATGGCCACTATAAAGGCAGTATATTTGTATCAGTAGACAATGAGACGAGGCAGATTGAGAGGGAGATCGAACGAAAGAAGTTAGGAAGGATCAAAATGCTTCTTGGTATTTCGCTGGGAGCTACCATTGCACTGGATTATTTCGCTAAGAATAGTAATCGAGTAGCGCAGGTGTATTTAGATGGGGCACCGATCTTTTATTGGAAGCACTTAAGTAAAATTGGAAACAAGATATTTTATCGCATTGTTAGGGAAATGCAGAAAGATCCTCAGCGAGGGGAAGAAAAGATGAATCATTATTTTTCAGGGATGGGTAAAAATATGGTGGCTGTATGTAAAGATATTACGAAGGAGACCTGTGAGGGACTGGGATCAGCCTGCTATGCCTGCCGAAAGTTAGAAATCCCCTCGAGTCAACAAAAGAAGATGCATTTCCTATTTGGAACAAAGGAATCTGCAAGACTTTGTGAGAGGGGATTAAAACGAAAATATGGTAATGCTATGTTTACACATATGAAGGGGTATGGACATTGTGGCTATATTCTAAGGCAGCCAAAGAAATATGCACATATGTTAATGACCTTTTAG
- a CDS encoding 2-hydroxy-6-Oxo-6-Phenylhexa-2,4-Dienoate hydrolase produces the protein MKFYEFGEKEKPVIMLLPGTCCHWRNNFGHVISKLTDYFHVVCVSYDGFDENEKTEFIDMITETRKIESYIKRNLHGRVEAIYGCSLGGSFIGLLMQRNRIHLDHGIIGSSDLDQGSGFLSKLTAKILALLFHHALKKGRLNPRIVHIFEKRAGKEYTRQFLRMMFGNGARKLNFVTRKSIERQYYSDLETKLEEEIEVEGSKVHCIYANKMGEEYKKRYLKHFKDPDIIEYDMLHEELLACRPKEWVQLMEQIVGGERV, from the coding sequence GTGAAATTTTATGAGTTTGGAGAAAAAGAAAAACCAGTTATCATGTTATTGCCAGGTACTTGTTGTCATTGGAGAAATAACTTTGGGCATGTCATCTCTAAATTAACGGATTATTTTCATGTAGTCTGTGTATCTTACGATGGATTTGACGAAAATGAGAAAACTGAATTTATTGATATGATCACAGAGACAAGAAAGATTGAGTCATATATAAAAAGGAATCTTCATGGAAGGGTAGAAGCAATCTATGGCTGCTCTTTAGGAGGTTCCTTTATTGGATTATTGATGCAGAGAAATCGGATTCATTTGGACCACGGAATCATCGGCAGTTCGGATTTAGATCAAGGAAGTGGCTTCCTTAGTAAGCTTACTGCCAAGATACTGGCATTGCTGTTCCATCATGCATTGAAAAAGGGAAGATTAAATCCAAGAATCGTACATATCTTTGAAAAAAGAGCCGGAAAAGAATACACAAGACAGTTTTTGCGAATGATGTTTGGAAATGGAGCTAGGAAACTAAACTTTGTTACGAGAAAGAGTATCGAGAGACAATACTATTCTGATTTGGAGACGAAATTAGAAGAGGAAATAGAAGTGGAAGGTTCCAAGGTACACTGTATTTATGCAAATAAGATGGGTGAGGAGTATAAGAAACGATATCTAAAACATTTTAAAGACCCGGATATCATTGAGTATGATATGCTTCATGAGGAGTTATTAGCATGCAGACCGAAGGAATGGGTTCAGTTAATGGAGCAGATTGTAGGAGGCGAAAGAGTATGA
- a CDS encoding tRNA dihydrouridine synthase B, with the protein MKFYFAPLVGVTGYVYRNAHHALFDSIDKYFIPFISPNEEGLVKSKELAEVLPENNQGIPVVPQILTNRADYFLKTAKQLSELGYEEVNLNLGCPSAIVVSRGRGAGFLAHKDLLQEFLDEIYAKSSMKISIKTRLGMQDPNEFTDLMKIYNQYPVEELIIHPRVREDFYLNHPNREMFQEAAEMSVNPICYNGDIFTVEDYKAFREQCPDVGRIMMGRGLLGNPNLVGEILTGTRITKEELQALHDRIYHDFKEILTGDSHVLNRMKQFWFYVNPLFTEKELAWQKVKDCKELKAYLSVQEEIFETFEWADK; encoded by the coding sequence ATGAAATTTTATTTTGCCCCTCTTGTGGGCGTGACAGGATATGTATATCGAAATGCACATCATGCATTATTTGATTCCATCGATAAATATTTTATACCGTTTATTTCTCCTAATGAGGAAGGTCTTGTAAAAAGCAAGGAGCTAGCAGAAGTACTTCCTGAGAATAATCAAGGGATACCGGTGGTTCCACAGATTTTAACAAATCGTGCAGATTATTTTTTAAAGACGGCAAAGCAATTAAGTGAACTTGGATATGAAGAAGTAAATCTAAATCTTGGATGTCCTTCTGCAATTGTTGTTTCTAGAGGAAGAGGAGCGGGATTCCTAGCCCATAAGGATTTGCTGCAAGAGTTTCTCGATGAGATCTATGCTAAGTCATCGATGAAGATTTCTATTAAGACAAGGCTTGGAATGCAGGATCCAAACGAGTTTACGGATTTGATGAAGATCTATAATCAATATCCGGTGGAAGAGCTGATCATTCACCCACGTGTGCGAGAAGATTTTTACTTGAATCATCCGAATCGAGAGATGTTTCAAGAAGCAGCTGAAATGAGTGTGAATCCGATTTGTTATAACGGTGATATTTTTACAGTAGAGGATTATAAAGCGTTTCGAGAACAGTGTCCGGATGTGGGAAGGATCATGATGGGACGAGGGCTATTAGGAAATCCCAACTTAGTAGGTGAAATCCTAACTGGGACAAGGATTACAAAAGAAGAATTACAAGCGTTACATGATCGAATTTATCATGACTTCAAAGAGATATTAACAGGTGATAGCCATGTGTTGAATCGAATGAAACAGTTCTGGTTTTATGTGAATCCGTTGTTTACAGAAAAAGAGCTTGCATGGCAGAAGGTAAAGGATTGCAAGGAACTGAAAGCATATCTTTCGGTACAGGAAGAAATCTTTGAAACATTTGAATGGGCAGATAAATAG